One region of Phragmites australis chromosome 18, lpPhrAust1.1, whole genome shotgun sequence genomic DNA includes:
- the LOC133898359 gene encoding ACT domain-containing protein ACR4-like, whose translation MMTCGSRSNEMVDEFAKLVIRMNPPRVTVDNDSDMTATLVKVDSANKYGTLLEVVQVLTDLKLTIKRAYISSDGEWFMDVFHVVDQDGNKLYDGQVIDRIEQSLGAGSLSFRAPERSVGVEAEAEAEEAQTTIELIGKDRPGLLSEVFAVLTDLKCNIVASEVWTHDARVAALVYVTDADTRGAIEDPERLDTAKRLLRHVLRGSSRDKKAARAAISARVAHAQRRLHQMMHADRSSSSRRRGEDGEAADAGDEVADGAARSGIRPVVAVEDCAERGYTLVNVRCRDRPKLLFDTVCTLTDMQYVVFHGTVIAEGSEAYQEYYIRHLDDSAATSGEDRGRLCRGLEAAIQRRYTEGLRLELCCEDRVGLLSDVTRIFREHGLSVTHAEVETRGSQAANVFYVVDASGEPVQGQAVEAVRAEIGEQILFVREDAAAPRSPPGRDGRRSIGNMIRSRSEKFLYNLGLIRSCS comes from the exons ATGATGACCTGTGGGTCTCGAAGCAACGAGATGGTGGATGAGTTCGCGAAGCTGGTCATCAGAATGAACCCTCCAAG GGTCACCGTGGACAACGACTCCGACATGACTGCCACCTTGGTGAAG GTGGATAGCGCGAACAAGTATGGGACCTTGCTGGAGGTGGTTCAGGTGCTGACCGATCTGAAGCTGACCATAAAGAGGGCCTACATTTCCTCCGATGGCGAGTGGTTCATGGATG TGTTCCATGTCGTGGATCAGGATGGGAATAAACTTTATGATGGCCAAGTCATTGACAGAATTGAACAG TCTCTGGGAGCGGGATCGCTGAGCTTCCGGGCGCCGGAGCGGTCGGTCGGCGttgaggcggaggcggaggcggaggaggcgcaGACGACCATCGAGCTGATCGGCAAGGACCGGCCGGGCCTCCTGTCGGAGGTGTTCGCGGTGCTCACGGACCTGAAATGCAACATCGTGGCGTCGGAGGTGTGGACGCACGACGCCCGCGTGGCGGCGCTGGTGTACGTGACGGACGCCGACACGCGCGGCGCCATCGAGGACCCAGAGCGGCTGGACACGGCGAAGCGCCTGCTCCGGCACGTCCTGCGCGGGAGCAGCCGGGACAAGaaggccgcccgcgccgccaTCTCGGCGCGCGTGGCGCACGCGCAGCGCCGCCTGCACCAGATGATGCACGCCGaccggagcagcagcagccgccgccgcggcgaggaCGGAGAGGCAGCGGACGCGGGCGACGAGGTGGCCGACGGTGCTGCGCGGAGCGGCATCCGGCCGGTCGTCGCGGTGGAGGACTGCGCCGAGCGGGGGTACACGCTCGTGAACGTGCGGTGCCGCGACCGGCCCAAGCTGCTGTTCGATACGGTGTGTACCCTCACCGACATGCAGTACGTGGTCTTCCACGGCACCGTCATCGCCGAGGGGTCAGAAGCTTACCAG GAGTACTACATCAGGCACCTCGACGAcagcgccgccacctccggcgaAGACCGGGGCCGGCTCTGCCGGGGTCTCGAGGCCGCGATCCAACGCCGGTACACCGAG GGGTTGAGGCTGGAGCTGTGCTGCGAGGACCGGGTGGGGCTGCTGTCCGACGTGACGCGCATCTTCCGGGAGCACGGGCTGTCGGTCACGCACGCCGAGGTGGAGACGCGGGGGTCGCAGGCGGCGAACGTGTTCTACGTGGTGGACGCGTCGGGGGAGCCCGTGCAGGGCCAGGCCGTGGAGGCCGTCCGCGCGGAGATCGGCGAGCAGATCCTGTTCGTCAGGGAGGACGCGGCGGCGCCCAGGTCGCCGCCGGGCCGCGACGGCAGGCGCTCGATCGGGAACATGATCCGGTCCCGGTCCGAGAAGTTCCTCTACAACCTAGGGCTCATCAGGTCGTGCTcgtag